The Gracilinanus agilis isolate LMUSP501 unplaced genomic scaffold, AgileGrace unplaced_scaffold39801, whole genome shotgun sequence DNA segment TCGGAGGGAACGGTGGGGGGGGCGGGGCCAGCAGCACGGAGTAGCGTCGGAGGGACCAGACCGGGCTACGGCCTGCCGGGTCATCTCCAGGCCCCAGCGCGGAACGACTCTCGGGAAGAAACGAGCCCAGCCTCCTTCCGTGGCCCCGCACGGGTTTCTTCAGAGGAGGGAGACGTCTCCCCAGGGCTTTGGGAAGCACGTGACGGGCCAGCAGCCCCTAGAAGGGCTCCATCCCTGCCTGGCACTTTGTTTGGGGGGCCCAAGCCTCGAGCTGGTTGTAGAGGGAGGACCACAGAACTTCCTGGGCTGCAATACGGGGGCGGGGCTCAGACTCGGGCTCCCCCATCCGCTCACGGAacatggtgggggtggggaggggaggctcAGCCCCGCCCCCCGATTCTGCAGCCCCGGGGCCAGTCCCGGTGACTCTTCCCTCCCTGGACCTCGAGAAAGGGCCCAAGTGCACCCGGAAGCCTCCTTTTCTGGAGCCTCCGCCTCCAAGGACTGACGGACAgacggacggacagacagacagacacagccTGGGGCTCCGGGCCACAAAGACCGCACACTCCCGGTCTTTGGCCGACATAGAGAAGCCCCACTGCCCACAGTAGGGTCTACAAGGGATGACGAGGCCGGCCCCGGCCGGGAAAACGGTAGAGCGAGGGGCGGAGGGCCAAAGGGTCCTCGAGGGGAGGCTCTCTTCTGGGACCAGGGGGCATGCGGCAGGGCAGCCACAGGCAAAGGAAGCGGTGATTATACAGCAAACAAAATGGCCGACTTCTCAGGCCCCGCCCCCACTCCCCCAGCCGAGGAAGCCGAAAGTCCCGAGTCCCGGCCCAGCCAGGGGGCGCCCGTCAGCACAGCTGACCGGCCAGCGCCCAGTAGGTAGGCAGGGGTCCCGGGCCCTGCCCGGCTCCGGGTCGGAGTGGGGGGATGCCCACAGGCGCTTTGGGATCCTCCCAGGGAGGGGCTGGGCCGGAGGGCGCTGTACACAGTCAGTTATTGCAGGAAGCCCCAGGCCGGGGCGGCTCCCGGAACCAGGCGGAGGCCCGGGGCGGGCAGCCTTACTGCTCACTGGCGCCCTCTGGCGGCTCCGGGGAAGGGGGGTCGGCCGCCTTCCTGGCCTTCCTCTGCTGCTGCTCCTTCTTGCGGAGCTTCTCTCGCTGCTTCTCCATCTTCTCCTGGGCTCTGCGGGCCTTCTCCAGGGCTGCCTTCATGTCCTTGAGCTGCTTTTTGATAAGGGCTCTGTCCTGGGATGACGTCACCCCAAGGGCCTGGCAACAGAGCAACCGGAGGCGGCCGGGTCAGGCCTGCGCCCCCACCCCGCGGGCAGCCCTAGAGGGACCCCACTCTGTAGAGCAGGAAGCAGGGAAGCAGCCCCGCCCTGCCCGCCGCCCCGGGGCTGGCCCCGAATCCcaagctccccccccccaaccttgaGTTTGGTGCCGTCCAGCTGCAGAAGCTGCTCCCCGCTGACGTTCTGGGCGCTGAACTCGGCCACGTACTGCTCCAGGCTCAGGCCCCGGAGCCACTGGGCCACCTGCGGCACGCCCCATTCCCGGACTGCCCGGCCCGGGCCCTGGCTGTGCTTGGGAGACTGGCCGTCATCGAGGATCTGCAGGGGAACGTGGGGGCGGGTCACCGGCCGCAGATGCCTCGCGGAAGCCCCGCGCCCTCCTCAGCGGACGATGAAGCTGGAGGCAGGGGGCCCTGAGTGCGAATCCTGCCTCCACCGTTGACTGGGGGATGGGTTCATCGGCCAAAAGGAAAAGCGAGGCTTGTGGGAAATGGGCCTGCACAgctgggggggcgggggggggggaacatAACCCCGGAAGAGGCGGCGGGCTGTGGGCCCGCCCACGAGACAGGCTCCTCCCTCCAATGGCCACTCCCCAACCCGCCCCTCCCCCGTTCTCACCTCGTCATCTATCATGTCCAGGCTCTGAGTGAGAGcgtgaaggaaggaaaaaagagcatTAAGGAGGCAGGAGAGAGGGCGACGCTGCGGCTCCGGCCCCGGC contains these protein-coding regions:
- the LOC123255137 gene encoding neurabin-1-like; this encodes LGPGAARGARLRGAPRLGTGSGLSAGRFACRAGRLSPSGEGRAETRPSPQAPDPRSPFSPQAFPLPDDFSPSSTSSADLSGLGPDPKAPGLSRSLVLSSDEILDDGQSPKHSQGPGRAVREWGVPQVAQWLRGLSLEQYVAEFSAQNVSGEQLLQLDGTKLKALGVTSSQDRALIKKQLKDMKAALEKARRAQEKMEKQREKLRKKEQQQRKARKAADPPSPEPPEGASEQ